One Micromonospora sp. WMMD812 genomic window carries:
- a CDS encoding sugar phosphate isomerase/epimerase: MSTTEPVTPKDPALRRQLTRRGILAASAGAAAALGAVGMNVLQTDQPAIAHGQLRAEPLIPARNRGIILYSVRDRITAAPDDSGVPYGFERVLARVAELGYKEVEFAGYSQHTSILGRQITPAEIRKILDDNGLVANGCHVGINPATFEEQMDIAETLGMKNIGTGSDPTNSSYTSDWDAAADVWNDLGRQARKRGLRLYTHNHDAAYSFLLDSGPLDANGRPTRSSGTRRLEYFFRKTDPRYVFFELDIYWAYVARFKHQRYVDQHGRERTDLFDPILTVVSQSKRFPLFHAKDGNRNSALTNGHEMVPFGEGDINFQQFFQTIGDADFRHANWEQDNAPGGTTNPAQSLDFAALSYTNMSELTIYRR; encoded by the coding sequence ATGTCCACCACCGAACCGGTCACACCGAAGGATCCCGCGCTGCGCCGGCAACTCACCCGTCGTGGCATCCTCGCCGCCTCGGCAGGCGCAGCGGCTGCACTCGGCGCCGTCGGCATGAACGTGCTCCAGACCGACCAGCCCGCGATCGCCCACGGCCAACTGCGGGCCGAACCCCTGATCCCGGCCCGCAACCGCGGCATCATCCTCTACAGCGTCCGCGACCGCATCACCGCCGCCCCGGACGACAGCGGCGTCCCGTACGGCTTCGAGCGGGTCCTCGCCCGCGTCGCCGAGCTCGGCTACAAGGAGGTCGAGTTCGCCGGTTACAGCCAGCACACCTCCATCCTCGGCCGGCAGATCACCCCCGCCGAGATCCGCAAGATCCTCGACGACAACGGACTGGTCGCCAACGGCTGTCACGTCGGGATCAACCCGGCCACGTTCGAGGAGCAGATGGACATCGCCGAAACGCTCGGCATGAAGAACATCGGCACCGGCAGTGACCCCACCAACTCCAGCTACACCTCCGACTGGGACGCCGCCGCCGACGTCTGGAACGACCTCGGCCGTCAGGCACGCAAGCGTGGACTGCGGCTGTACACCCACAACCACGACGCCGCCTACTCCTTCCTCCTGGACTCGGGTCCGCTGGACGCCAACGGCCGCCCCACCCGCTCGTCCGGCACCCGCCGACTGGAGTACTTCTTCCGGAAGACCGACCCGCGCTACGTCTTCTTCGAACTGGACATCTACTGGGCGTACGTGGCCCGGTTCAAGCACCAGAGGTACGTCGACCAGCACGGCCGCGAGCGCACCGACCTCTTCGATCCGATTCTCACCGTCGTCTCGCAGAGCAAGCGGTTCCCGCTCTTCCACGCCAAGGACGGCAACCGCAACAGCGCCCTGACCAACGGCCACGAGATGGTGCCCTTCGGCGAGGGCGACATCAACTTCCAGCAGTTCTTCCAGACCATCGGCGACGCGGACTTCCGCCACGCCAACTGGGAACAGGACAACGCCCCGGGCGGCACCACCAACCCTGCCCAGTCGCTGGACTTCGCAGCGCTCAGCTACACCAACATGTCCGAGCTGACGATCTACCGCCGGTGA
- a CDS encoding crosslink repair DNA glycosylase YcaQ family protein produces MVVHRLTKDEARRIAVHAQLLDAPRPTDLVDIVDRLTLLQIDPTAIIAPSADLVLWSRLGSTYDPADLTKAIECDRTLVETVAYIRSPRDVPAVIAEVRDASTYAFTASWLETNEPFRRDILALLGKEGPLLSRDIPDTSVAPWPSSGWTNNRNVTKMLESLALRGHVAISGRKGRQRYWDLPERVYPAGLPILDLDAAVQHRNERRLAALGIARSSGPQMPGEPPYVGDAGEEAYVTGIPGSWRVHPAYVGLPFEGRTALLSPFDRLIHDRVRAAQLFDFEYLLEMYKPKDKRRWGYFALPVLHGDRLVGKLDATADRKAGTLVINAIHEDVHFTEAMTAAVRAEIDELAAWLGLEVTGV; encoded by the coding sequence ATGGTCGTCCACCGTCTCACCAAGGACGAGGCCCGCCGGATCGCGGTCCACGCGCAGCTGCTCGACGCGCCGCGCCCGACCGACCTCGTCGACATCGTCGACCGCCTCACGCTCCTGCAGATCGACCCCACCGCGATCATCGCACCGAGCGCCGACCTCGTCCTGTGGAGCCGGCTCGGCTCGACCTACGACCCCGCCGACCTGACCAAAGCCATCGAGTGCGACCGTACCCTCGTCGAGACCGTCGCCTACATCCGGTCCCCGCGAGACGTACCGGCCGTGATCGCCGAGGTCCGCGACGCGTCGACGTACGCCTTCACCGCATCGTGGCTCGAGACGAACGAGCCCTTCCGCCGCGACATCCTCGCCCTGCTCGGCAAGGAGGGTCCGCTGCTCTCGCGCGACATCCCCGACACGAGCGTCGCGCCGTGGCCGTCGTCGGGCTGGACCAACAACCGCAACGTCACGAAGATGCTCGAGTCCCTCGCCCTTCGCGGGCACGTCGCGATCTCAGGACGCAAGGGCCGTCAGCGCTACTGGGACCTCCCCGAGCGTGTATACCCCGCCGGCCTGCCCATCCTCGACCTCGACGCCGCCGTGCAACACCGCAACGAACGCCGGCTCGCGGCGCTCGGCATCGCCCGCTCCAGCGGTCCCCAGATGCCGGGCGAGCCGCCGTATGTGGGCGACGCCGGTGAGGAGGCGTACGTCACGGGCATTCCGGGCTCCTGGCGCGTCCACCCGGCGTACGTCGGTCTGCCGTTCGAGGGGCGCACGGCGCTACTCTCGCCATTCGACCGGCTCATCCACGATCGCGTCCGCGCCGCGCAGCTTTTCGACTTCGAGTACCTCCTCGAGATGTACAAGCCCAAGGACAAGCGCCGCTGGGGCTACTTCGCCCTCCCCGTCCTCCACGGCGATCGACTCGTCGGCAAGCTCGACGCGACCGCCGACCGCAAGGCCGGCACGCTCGTGATCAACGCCATCCACGAGGACGTCCACTTCACCGAGGCCATGACCGCCGCGGTCCGTGCCGAGATCGACGAACTCGCCGCGTGGCTCGGCCTCGAGGTCACCGGCGTTTGA
- the mraY gene encoding phospho-N-acetylmuramoyl-pentapeptide-transferase, with protein MRAVIVAAAVAFIISLFGTPVAIRVFTALKAGQPIRSIGLASNQGKKGTPTMGGVVFIVATVFAYVAGHIALTTLPERQIAQEGPTMTALVLLGLFVFCGAVGFFDDFLKVRRRNSDGLSAKGKLLGQAIVGGGFGVAALYGPSTNGQTVASEHISLIRDISWLNVGKVGAVIVIVFVIMAMSNGVNLTDGLDGLATGASILVLGAYALIGFWQYRHWCADDAYARVNDYCYQVRDPLEIAMIAAAAAAACVGFLWWNTSPARIFMGDVGSLGLGALIGGLAVATHTTLLSVMIGGLFVIITTTWVIQIVSFRTTGRRVFRMVPLHHHFELAGWSEVNIVVRFWIVAGVCVAVGLGLFYSDFLAVVG; from the coding sequence GTGAGGGCGGTCATCGTCGCGGCCGCGGTCGCGTTCATCATCTCCCTGTTCGGCACGCCGGTGGCGATTCGCGTCTTCACCGCGCTCAAGGCCGGCCAGCCGATCCGATCCATCGGGCTCGCCAGCAACCAGGGCAAGAAGGGCACGCCCACGATGGGCGGCGTCGTCTTCATCGTGGCGACCGTCTTCGCCTACGTCGCCGGGCATATCGCCCTGACCACCCTGCCCGAGCGGCAGATCGCGCAGGAGGGGCCGACCATGACGGCCCTGGTGCTGCTCGGGCTGTTCGTCTTCTGCGGCGCGGTCGGCTTCTTCGACGACTTCCTCAAGGTGCGCCGGCGCAACTCCGACGGACTGTCCGCCAAGGGCAAGCTGCTCGGCCAGGCGATCGTCGGCGGCGGGTTCGGCGTCGCCGCGCTCTACGGGCCGAGCACCAACGGCCAGACCGTGGCCAGCGAGCACATCTCGCTCATCCGCGACATCAGTTGGCTGAACGTCGGCAAGGTCGGCGCGGTGATCGTGATCGTCTTCGTGATCATGGCGATGTCGAACGGCGTGAACCTCACCGACGGCCTCGACGGCCTGGCCACCGGCGCGTCGATCCTGGTGCTCGGCGCGTACGCGCTGATCGGCTTCTGGCAGTACCGGCATTGGTGCGCCGACGACGCGTACGCCCGCGTGAACGACTACTGCTACCAGGTCCGGGATCCCCTGGAGATCGCCATGATCGCGGCGGCGGCGGCCGCCGCCTGCGTGGGCTTCCTGTGGTGGAACACGTCCCCGGCGCGGATCTTCATGGGTGACGTGGGCTCGCTCGGGCTCGGCGCCCTGATCGGCGGGCTCGCGGTAGCAACCCACACGACGCTGCTTTCGGTCATGATCGGCGGGCTCTTCGTCATCATCACGACGACCTGGGTGATCCAGATCGTCTCGTTCCGGACCACCGGTAGACGTGTCTTCCGGATGGTGCCGTTGCACCACCACTTCGAGTTGGCCGGCTGGAGCGAGGTCAATATCGTGGTCCGGTTCTGGATCGTGGCCGGCGTCTGCGTGGCGGTCGGCCTGGGCCTGTTCTACTCGGATTTCTTGGCGGTCGTTGGGTGA
- a CDS encoding MFS transporter: protein MTPVTPGAPNQLPGASQPTPAWSNPNFRRLWRGSAASTLGTEIAELALPLFALVTLSATAAQASTLRVAQFLPFLLATLPVGLLVDRFRRGRLRLMIGADLGRALLIALIPIAAWTGTASMPGVYVIVFAAAVLTVVFQVADFAVLPTILAEDQLVDANGKLSATQSAAEIGGRGVGGVLVQALSAPVALLLNAVGYLVSAISLSRIRLTDSDSQPAAEQPANGQPVAHDPTWRDAVHGIGVTVRHRYVRPLLGEAATFNLFNEAFILGLLLYTVRDAHLNPLAIGAVFTAGGIGSFAGAWFGARFTARFGYGRVLLVTLVLGNSAPLGVLLANQAGPGLLPLLCAVFIVMGIGIGMANVHAVSLRQAATPEDQRGRVNAAYRLISWGAVPVGAALGGIIATQAGAFAAMAFGAVGVSLATLWVALSRVPTLTSIHDAARP from the coding sequence ATGACACCGGTTACGCCGGGCGCGCCGAACCAACTCCCCGGCGCCAGCCAGCCGACGCCTGCCTGGTCCAACCCGAACTTCCGCCGGCTCTGGCGCGGGTCCGCCGCCTCCACCCTCGGAACCGAGATCGCCGAACTCGCGCTGCCGCTGTTCGCCCTGGTCACGCTCTCCGCCACCGCGGCGCAGGCAAGCACCCTCCGGGTGGCCCAGTTCCTGCCGTTCCTCCTGGCCACCCTGCCGGTCGGACTGCTGGTGGACCGGTTCCGGCGCGGCCGGCTACGCCTGATGATCGGCGCCGACCTGGGCCGCGCGCTCCTCATCGCACTCATCCCCATCGCCGCCTGGACGGGAACGGCCAGCATGCCCGGCGTCTACGTCATCGTGTTCGCCGCCGCGGTGCTGACCGTCGTCTTCCAAGTAGCCGACTTCGCCGTCCTGCCGACGATCCTCGCCGAAGACCAACTCGTCGACGCCAACGGCAAACTCTCCGCCACACAATCCGCGGCCGAAATCGGTGGCCGTGGCGTCGGCGGCGTGCTGGTCCAAGCGCTCTCCGCGCCAGTCGCGCTACTACTCAACGCGGTCGGCTACCTCGTGTCAGCGATCTCACTGAGCCGGATCCGCCTGACCGACTCCGACAGCCAGCCGGCCGCCGAACAACCGGCCAACGGGCAGCCGGTCGCCCACGACCCGACGTGGCGCGACGCGGTACACGGCATCGGCGTCACGGTCCGCCACCGGTACGTGCGACCGCTGCTCGGCGAAGCGGCCACGTTCAACCTCTTCAACGAGGCGTTCATCCTCGGCCTCCTGCTCTACACGGTCCGCGACGCACACCTGAACCCGCTGGCGATCGGCGCCGTCTTCACCGCCGGCGGCATCGGCTCGTTCGCCGGCGCCTGGTTCGGCGCCCGGTTCACCGCCCGCTTCGGCTACGGCCGCGTCCTGCTCGTCACGCTCGTCCTCGGCAACAGCGCACCGCTCGGCGTCCTGCTCGCCAACCAGGCCGGCCCCGGACTGCTGCCGCTGCTCTGCGCGGTCTTCATCGTCATGGGCATCGGCATCGGCATGGCCAACGTCCACGCGGTCAGCCTGCGGCAAGCCGCCACACCCGAAGACCAGCGGGGTCGCGTCAACGCCGCCTACCGGCTGATCTCCTGGGGCGCCGTACCGGTAGGTGCCGCCCTCGGCGGCATCATCGCCACGCAGGCCGGCGCATTCGCCGCGATGGCGTTCGGCGCGGTCGGCGTCTCACTCGCCACGCTGTGGGTGGCCCTGTCGCGCGTACCGACCCTGACCAGCATCCACGACGCAGCCCGACCGTAG